From Pseudarthrobacter equi, a single genomic window includes:
- a CDS encoding Gfo/Idh/MocA family protein, with product MGFETKTIRIAMNGITGRMGYRQHLLRSILPIRDAGGFTLEDGTRVQVEPILVGRNEAKIRELAEKHKVAEWTTDLESVINDPTVDVIFDASMTSLRAATLKKAMLAGKHIFTEKPTAETLEEAIELARIGKEAGVTAGVVHDKLYLPGLVKLRRLVDEGFFGRILSIRGEFGYWVFEGDVQAAQRPSWNYRKEDGGGMTTDMFCHWNYVLEGIIGKVKSVSAKTATHIPARWDEAGKEYKATADDASYGIFELETPAGDAVVGQINSSWAVRVYRDELVEFQIDGTHGSAVAGLNKCVAQQRAHTPKPVWNPDLPVTESFRDQWQEVPANAELDNGFKLQWEEFLRDVVAGREHRFGLLSAARGVQLAELGLQSNDERRTIDIPEITL from the coding sequence ATGGGCTTCGAAACAAAGACGATCCGCATCGCCATGAACGGCATCACCGGCCGCATGGGATACCGCCAGCACCTGCTGCGTTCCATCCTGCCGATCCGTGACGCCGGCGGCTTCACCCTGGAAGACGGCACCCGCGTGCAGGTTGAGCCCATCCTGGTGGGGCGCAACGAGGCAAAGATCCGCGAACTGGCGGAGAAGCACAAGGTTGCCGAATGGACCACGGACCTGGAATCGGTCATCAACGATCCCACCGTTGACGTCATCTTCGACGCCTCAATGACCAGCCTGCGTGCTGCCACCCTGAAGAAGGCCATGCTGGCCGGCAAGCACATCTTCACCGAGAAGCCCACCGCGGAAACCCTGGAAGAGGCCATCGAGCTGGCCCGCATTGGCAAGGAAGCCGGCGTCACCGCAGGCGTCGTCCACGACAAGCTGTACCTCCCCGGCCTGGTCAAGCTCCGCCGCCTGGTGGACGAAGGCTTCTTTGGCCGTATTCTCTCCATCCGCGGCGAGTTCGGCTACTGGGTGTTCGAAGGCGACGTACAGGCCGCCCAGCGCCCGTCCTGGAACTACCGCAAGGAAGACGGCGGCGGAATGACCACGGACATGTTCTGCCACTGGAACTACGTCCTCGAGGGCATCATCGGCAAAGTCAAGAGCGTCAGCGCCAAGACCGCTACGCACATCCCCGCCCGCTGGGACGAGGCCGGCAAGGAATACAAGGCAACGGCCGACGACGCCTCCTACGGCATCTTCGAGCTTGAGACCCCCGCGGGAGACGCAGTCGTGGGCCAGATCAACTCGTCCTGGGCCGTCCGCGTCTACCGCGACGAGCTGGTGGAATTCCAGATCGACGGCACCCACGGTTCTGCCGTCGCAGGCCTCAACAAGTGCGTGGCCCAGCAGCGCGCGCACACCCCCAAGCCCGTGTGGAACCCGGACCTGCCCGTCACTGAATCCTTCCGCGACCAGTGGCAGGAAGTTCCCGCCAACGCCGAACTCGACAACGGCTTCAAGCTGCAGTGGGAGGAATTCCTCCGCGACGTCGTCGCCGGCCGCGAACACCGCTTCGGCCTGCTTTCCGCCGCCCGGGGTGTCCAGCTTGCAGAGCTCGGCCTGCAGTCCAACGACGAACGCCGCACCATCGACATCCCGGAGATCACGCTCTAA
- a CDS encoding alpha/beta hydrolase, whose protein sequence is MAPNGLTSVPARCSGGGLRPAVLVLPGGGYARQADHEAEPVAEWLASLGIHAFVLRYRVAPHRHPAPLRDAKEALLYIRGGAHGLAVDPERVGVLGFSAGGHLAATLSTAVSTGDPALDVPGSVPDLAVLCYPVVSLTRDVHQGSVDNLVGDAPSPALLSALSADRQVTSQTPPAFLWHTADDEAVPVSHSLGYAQALFDAGVPAELHVFPHGRHGIGLAAGAPGAEEWPALCAAWLERAGWTFAGQSAAPEPATAAP, encoded by the coding sequence ATGGCGCCGAACGGCCTGACCTCAGTTCCCGCCCGTTGCTCCGGTGGCGGGTTGCGGCCCGCCGTCCTGGTCCTGCCCGGCGGCGGCTATGCGCGCCAGGCCGACCATGAGGCCGAACCCGTGGCCGAATGGCTCGCCTCGCTGGGTATTCACGCCTTTGTCCTGCGCTACCGGGTAGCCCCACACCGGCACCCCGCTCCCCTGCGGGATGCCAAGGAAGCCTTGCTGTACATACGCGGCGGCGCCCATGGCCTGGCGGTGGATCCCGAACGGGTCGGGGTGCTGGGATTCTCGGCGGGCGGCCACCTCGCTGCCACACTGTCCACGGCGGTTTCCACGGGAGACCCGGCCCTCGATGTGCCCGGCTCCGTCCCCGACCTGGCAGTGCTGTGCTACCCCGTGGTCTCGTTGACCCGGGACGTGCACCAGGGGTCGGTCGACAACCTCGTGGGCGACGCACCGTCCCCGGCCCTGCTCTCGGCCCTTTCCGCGGACCGTCAGGTGACCTCCCAGACCCCGCCGGCTTTCCTGTGGCACACGGCCGACGATGAAGCCGTGCCCGTCAGCCACAGCCTGGGCTACGCGCAGGCGCTTTTCGACGCCGGCGTGCCCGCGGAACTCCATGTCTTCCCGCATGGCCGGCACGGCATCGGCCTGGCAGCCGGAGCACCGGGCGCCGAGGAGTGGCCTGCACTGTGCGCGGCGTGGCTGGAGCGCGCCGGCTGGACGTTCGCCGGCCAGTCAGCCGCCCCCGAACCTGCAACAGCGGCGCCCTGA
- the orn gene encoding oligoribonuclease, which produces MPISNERIVWIDCEMTGLDIKNDALIEVAALVTDSELNILGEGVDVVIKPDDAAVAQMNDFVRDMHTKSGLLKELPAGKTMAEAETAVMEYIAEWVPEPRKAPLGGNSVGTDRVFLSRDMPAIVEHLHYRVIDVSTIKELSRRWFARAYFQSPAKKGGHRALGDIRDSIDELRYYRDAVFVPAPGPDSATAQKIARRITSPETGLP; this is translated from the coding sequence GTGCCTATATCAAACGAAAGAATCGTCTGGATTGACTGCGAAATGACCGGTCTGGACATCAAGAACGACGCCCTGATCGAGGTAGCCGCGCTGGTCACCGACTCCGAGTTGAACATCCTCGGCGAGGGGGTCGACGTCGTCATCAAACCGGATGACGCCGCCGTCGCGCAGATGAACGACTTCGTCCGGGACATGCACACCAAATCCGGACTCCTCAAGGAGCTCCCGGCGGGCAAGACGATGGCCGAGGCAGAAACGGCAGTGATGGAGTACATCGCCGAATGGGTGCCGGAGCCGCGGAAGGCGCCACTGGGCGGCAACTCGGTGGGAACAGACCGGGTCTTCCTGTCCAGGGACATGCCCGCCATCGTGGAGCACCTGCACTACCGGGTGATCGACGTCAGCACCATCAAGGAGCTGTCCCGCCGCTGGTTCGCGCGTGCGTACTTCCAGTCCCCGGCCAAGAAGGGCGGCCACCGCGCCCTGGGTGACATCCGGGACTCCATCGATGAACTCCGCTACTACCGGGACGCAGTCTTCGTACCGGCGCCCGGGCCGGACAGTGCAACGGCGCAGAAGATCGCCCGGCGGATCACCAGCCCGGAAACCGGCCTTCCCTAA
- a CDS encoding DNA alkylation repair protein: MESPATSNPEVLAAIRSELREHADPARAAGAQAYMRSSLPSLGVRVPEVRRIAKDAAAAAPFRSGEELRATVLDLWRHSEVREERYAAIDLTANRMVSRDLHMLPVYEEIIRTGAWWDFVDGVSGRICGLLQAHREEMTAVLRAWSTDENFWFRRASIIAQLKAKAATDTTLLAAVIEPNLGDGEFFVRKAIGWALREYAKTSPDWVAAFVAKHSAVISPLSRREALRRLNGRAAGR; the protein is encoded by the coding sequence ATGGAAAGCCCAGCAACTTCCAACCCCGAGGTGCTCGCTGCAATCCGGTCTGAGCTGCGGGAACATGCCGATCCCGCGCGTGCAGCGGGCGCCCAGGCGTACATGAGGTCAAGCCTTCCCTCGCTGGGAGTCCGGGTGCCGGAAGTTCGCCGGATCGCGAAGGACGCGGCTGCCGCGGCGCCGTTCCGGTCCGGGGAGGAACTGCGTGCCACCGTCCTCGATCTGTGGCGCCACTCCGAGGTGCGCGAGGAGCGGTACGCCGCCATTGATTTGACCGCGAACAGGATGGTTTCCCGGGACCTGCACATGCTGCCGGTCTACGAGGAAATCATCCGTACCGGCGCCTGGTGGGACTTCGTGGACGGCGTTTCGGGGCGTATCTGCGGCCTCCTTCAGGCCCACCGTGAGGAAATGACTGCAGTGCTGCGCGCCTGGAGCACCGATGAAAACTTCTGGTTCAGGCGGGCCTCCATCATCGCCCAGCTGAAGGCCAAGGCCGCCACGGACACCACCTTGCTGGCCGCGGTCATCGAACCAAACCTGGGAGACGGAGAATTTTTCGTCCGGAAAGCCATCGGATGGGCACTGCGGGAGTACGCCAAAACCTCACCGGACTGGGTGGCGGCCTTCGTGGCTAAGCACTCGGCCGTTATCAGCCCCCTGTCGCGGCGGGAAGCGCTGCGACGGCTCAACGGCCGGGCTGCGGGCCGCTAG
- the xylA gene encoding xylose isomerase: MTLSPTPADKFTFGLWTVGWTGADPFGVATRAALDPVEAVHKLADLGAYGITFHDNDLVPFDAPASERELILKNFRAALADTGLNVPMVTTNLFSHPVFKDGGFTSNDRSVRRFALSKVLRNIDLAAELGAETFVMWGGREGSEYDGSKDLAAALDRMKEGVDTAAGYIKDKGYNLRIALEPKPNEPRGDIFLPTVGHGLAFIAQLEHGDIVGLNPETGHEQMAGLNFTHGIAQALWAGKLFHIDLNGQRGIKYDQDLVFGHGDLTSAFFTVDLLENGFPGGGPKYDGPRHFDYKPSRTDGYDGVWESAKANMAMYLLLKERALAFRADPLVQEALKASGVFELGEPTLNAGETTADLLADAAAFEDFDADKAAERSFAFVRLNQLAIEHLLNAR; this comes from the coding sequence ATGACTCTCTCCCCCACCCCTGCTGACAAGTTCACCTTTGGCCTTTGGACGGTGGGCTGGACCGGAGCCGATCCCTTCGGTGTGGCCACCCGCGCGGCCCTTGACCCAGTGGAGGCCGTGCACAAGCTGGCGGACCTCGGCGCCTATGGCATCACCTTCCACGACAACGACCTGGTCCCCTTCGACGCTCCAGCCTCCGAGCGCGAACTGATCCTCAAGAACTTCCGCGCGGCACTCGCCGACACCGGGCTCAACGTGCCGATGGTCACCACCAACCTGTTCAGCCACCCGGTATTCAAGGACGGCGGCTTCACCTCCAACGACCGTTCCGTGCGCCGGTTCGCCCTGTCCAAGGTCCTCCGCAACATTGACCTCGCGGCAGAGCTCGGCGCAGAGACTTTCGTCATGTGGGGTGGCCGCGAAGGCAGCGAATACGACGGCTCCAAGGACCTCGCCGCCGCACTGGACCGCATGAAGGAAGGCGTTGACACGGCCGCCGGCTACATCAAGGACAAGGGCTACAACCTGCGCATCGCGCTCGAGCCCAAGCCCAACGAACCCCGCGGAGATATCTTCCTGCCCACCGTCGGTCACGGCCTGGCCTTCATCGCCCAGCTCGAACACGGCGACATCGTTGGCCTGAACCCCGAGACCGGCCACGAGCAGATGGCGGGCCTGAACTTCACCCACGGCATTGCCCAGGCGCTCTGGGCCGGCAAGCTCTTCCACATCGACCTCAACGGCCAGCGCGGCATCAAATACGACCAGGACCTCGTCTTCGGCCACGGCGACCTCACCAGCGCCTTCTTCACGGTGGACCTGCTGGAGAACGGCTTCCCGGGCGGCGGCCCCAAGTACGACGGCCCGCGCCACTTCGACTACAAGCCGTCGCGCACGGACGGCTACGACGGCGTCTGGGAATCCGCCAAGGCCAACATGGCGATGTACCTCCTGCTCAAGGAACGGGCGCTGGCCTTCCGCGCGGACCCGCTGGTGCAGGAAGCCCTCAAGGCATCGGGCGTCTTCGAACTCGGCGAACCCACCCTCAACGCCGGAGAAACCACCGCAGACCTGCTCGCCGACGCCGCCGCATTCGAAGACTTCGACGCCGACAAGGCAGCAGAGCGTTCGTTCGCGTTCGTCCGGCTCAACCAGCTTGCCATCGAGCACCTCCTCAACGCCCGCTGA
- a CDS encoding sugar phosphate isomerase/epimerase family protein produces MSDFSRLAINSATTKKWTLAQVVEGCVNAGIPSIGPWRDRVEEAGLDKAARLIKDAGLRVSSLCRGGFLTAADAEGQAAALADNRAAILEAVALDTRELFLVVGGLAPGEKDVVAARQRVADRLADLVPFAAENGVRLVLEPLHPMYAADRALISTLGQALDLAAPFDAATVGVAVDTFHVWWDPELKAQIERAGRENRIASYQVCDFNMPIAADPLLSRGYMGDGVVDFATIGTWVRDAGYTGDIEVEIFNQEIWDTDGNTVLSTVKERYAELVLPYA; encoded by the coding sequence GTGAGCGACTTCTCAAGGTTGGCCATCAACAGCGCCACCACCAAGAAATGGACACTTGCCCAGGTGGTCGAGGGATGCGTCAACGCCGGCATTCCCTCCATCGGCCCGTGGCGGGACCGCGTGGAGGAGGCCGGCCTGGACAAGGCTGCCCGCCTGATCAAGGACGCGGGACTGCGGGTCTCCTCGCTGTGCCGCGGCGGTTTCCTGACCGCTGCCGACGCCGAGGGGCAGGCGGCTGCGCTCGCTGACAACCGCGCAGCAATCCTCGAGGCCGTGGCACTGGACACCAGGGAACTGTTCCTGGTGGTAGGCGGCCTGGCGCCGGGGGAGAAGGACGTCGTGGCGGCACGGCAGCGTGTGGCGGACCGGTTGGCGGACCTTGTTCCGTTCGCCGCGGAAAACGGCGTCCGGCTGGTGCTGGAACCGCTGCACCCGATGTACGCCGCGGACCGCGCACTCATCTCCACCCTTGGCCAGGCGCTGGACCTTGCGGCGCCCTTCGATGCCGCGACGGTGGGCGTCGCCGTGGATACGTTCCATGTCTGGTGGGATCCGGAGCTGAAGGCGCAGATCGAGCGGGCCGGGCGGGAAAACCGCATCGCTTCCTACCAGGTGTGCGATTTCAACATGCCCATTGCCGCTGATCCGCTGCTCTCCCGCGGATACATGGGCGATGGCGTCGTGGACTTCGCCACCATCGGCACCTGGGTGCGGGATGCCGGCTACACCGGCGACATCGAAGTCGAAATCTTCAACCAGGAGATCTGGGACACCGACGGCAACACCGTGCTGTCCACGGTCAAGGAACGCTACGCGGAGCTTGTCCTGCCGTACGCCTGA
- the mptB gene encoding polyprenol phosphomannose-dependent alpha 1,6 mannosyltransferase MptB produces MTAPLPAAGGMAAAAPAVSGGAEMDDPRSPILAGFVGSMFMLAGSLGVGWLAPVSELRRMPLFIWMRAEAAGVALSIILLAVGGMLLVRAWLRLGQKVHVWGPQARSATLKAILAWGLPMVVCVPLFSRDVYAYIGQGRLMVEGFNPYENGISSLSNYFQLGADKMWTEAPVPYGQLFLWIEQFVVWSTNVQPEASVMLFRLVAVAGVVLCVIYVPKLAELHGVNPHRALWLTAANPLFLTNFIASVHNDSLMIGLALAGLYYCATHRVVRGIVLVTLSIAVKPITIVFLPFIGLLWAGQNAGWLRKFSFWALTAGISLGLLVLMGLVNGFGFGWINGLSAPGSIAIWYAPVGLIGMIVASLANSFGLDGSVFAGWVFDAGKLLAVGIVAWLILRGDYDRLMRRLTLGFAAIVLLAPIIQSWYVVWLIPLFAVTGIRNDWQVKALYFVVSFFMIYAISDQLEVFPYLQADDLGFALTLARVAAAVTGLLFGLYLIFWDPSTKRLFRKSGDLVVERPVI; encoded by the coding sequence ATGACGGCGCCTTTGCCCGCGGCGGGCGGAATGGCTGCCGCCGCCCCGGCCGTCAGCGGCGGTGCCGAGATGGACGATCCCCGGTCCCCGATCCTTGCAGGCTTCGTTGGCTCCATGTTTATGCTGGCTGGATCCCTGGGGGTCGGCTGGCTGGCGCCCGTTTCCGAACTGCGCAGGATGCCGCTGTTCATCTGGATGCGCGCCGAGGCAGCCGGGGTAGCACTGTCCATCATCCTGCTGGCAGTGGGCGGCATGCTTCTGGTGCGGGCCTGGCTGCGGCTGGGCCAGAAAGTCCACGTGTGGGGACCCCAGGCGCGCAGCGCCACGCTCAAGGCGATCCTGGCATGGGGCCTGCCGATGGTGGTCTGCGTCCCGCTGTTCAGCCGGGACGTTTATGCCTACATCGGCCAGGGCCGCCTCATGGTCGAGGGGTTCAACCCCTACGAGAACGGCATCTCCTCCCTGTCCAACTACTTCCAGCTGGGCGCCGACAAAATGTGGACCGAAGCGCCGGTTCCCTACGGCCAGCTGTTCCTGTGGATCGAGCAGTTCGTGGTCTGGTCCACCAATGTCCAGCCCGAAGCCAGCGTGATGCTGTTCCGGCTGGTGGCGGTGGCAGGGGTGGTGCTGTGCGTCATCTACGTGCCTAAGCTGGCCGAACTGCACGGCGTCAACCCGCACCGGGCGCTCTGGCTGACGGCGGCGAACCCGCTGTTCCTGACCAACTTCATCGCCAGCGTCCACAATGATTCCCTCATGATCGGCCTGGCCCTCGCCGGCCTGTACTACTGCGCCACCCATCGGGTGGTTCGCGGCATTGTCCTGGTAACGCTGTCCATCGCGGTCAAGCCCATCACGATTGTCTTCCTTCCCTTCATCGGGCTGCTCTGGGCCGGGCAGAATGCCGGCTGGCTCCGCAAGTTTTCGTTCTGGGCGCTGACGGCCGGCATCAGCCTGGGCCTCCTGGTTCTGATGGGCCTGGTGAACGGATTCGGGTTCGGATGGATCAACGGGCTCTCGGCCCCCGGCAGCATTGCCATCTGGTACGCCCCGGTGGGCCTGATCGGGATGATCGTGGCCTCGCTGGCCAATTCGTTTGGCCTGGACGGCAGTGTCTTCGCAGGGTGGGTGTTCGACGCCGGAAAGCTCCTCGCGGTGGGCATCGTGGCCTGGCTGATCCTGCGGGGCGACTACGACCGGCTGATGCGGCGGCTTACGCTCGGATTCGCTGCCATCGTACTGCTGGCCCCCATCATCCAGTCCTGGTACGTGGTGTGGCTCATTCCGCTCTTCGCCGTCACCGGCATCCGCAACGACTGGCAGGTTAAGGCTCTCTACTTTGTGGTGTCTTTCTTCATGATCTACGCCATCTCGGACCAGCTTGAAGTCTTCCCGTACCTCCAGGCCGATGACCTGGGCTTCGCGCTGACCCTGGCCCGGGTCGCGGCCGCCGTCACAGGCCTGCTGTTCGGCCTCTACCTGATCTTCTGGGATCCCTCGACGAAACGGCTGTTCCGCAAGTCCGGTGACCTGGTTGTTGAACGTCCGGTGATCTAG
- a CDS encoding LacI family DNA-binding transcriptional regulator, producing MAASTLTEVARLAGVSPATASRVLNGSARKPGKDIAERVRQAADSLGYIPNAQAQGLAKSSSGLIGLIVHDIADPYFAAIARGVQEAAREQRRMVLLATTGGAPGEEKEAVAAFAARRADSIVIAGSRSSRAEDGDENAELAAELDRYCRNGGQVAVVGHPVVGAAAPEGYHVVSVPNQELAADLAVELAAGWDGDFVIIGGPEGLFTSDDRIRGFQEGLSRAGRGPAEVLRNSFNRSGGYEAGLKLAARIKAGGTGGSGRPAGNGLGIFAVNDVMAIGAAAALRAEGLRIPRDARIAGFDDIETLRDFRPALSTVSLPLEEIGRLATRATAPPTADGDDQDSAPLPVTGRVMLRRSTEATD from the coding sequence GTGGCTGCTAGTACCCTCACCGAGGTGGCCCGGCTCGCCGGGGTGTCTCCCGCCACCGCCTCCCGCGTCCTCAACGGCTCCGCGCGCAAGCCCGGCAAGGACATCGCCGAGCGGGTCCGCCAGGCGGCAGATTCTTTGGGCTACATTCCCAACGCGCAGGCACAGGGACTGGCGAAGTCGAGTTCCGGCCTGATCGGCCTGATTGTCCACGACATCGCGGACCCCTACTTCGCGGCAATTGCCAGGGGCGTCCAGGAGGCTGCCCGCGAACAGCGCCGGATGGTGCTGCTGGCCACCACGGGCGGGGCGCCCGGGGAAGAAAAGGAAGCAGTTGCCGCCTTCGCTGCCCGGCGCGCCGACTCGATCGTGATCGCCGGCTCGCGCTCGTCGCGGGCTGAGGACGGGGACGAAAACGCGGAACTGGCCGCGGAGCTGGACCGCTACTGCCGCAACGGAGGGCAGGTTGCTGTGGTGGGACACCCTGTCGTGGGCGCCGCAGCCCCGGAGGGCTACCACGTGGTGTCGGTCCCCAACCAGGAACTTGCCGCAGACCTTGCCGTGGAACTGGCCGCGGGGTGGGACGGCGACTTCGTCATCATCGGCGGCCCGGAAGGGCTCTTCACCTCCGATGACCGGATCCGCGGCTTCCAGGAAGGGCTCAGCCGGGCCGGCCGCGGCCCCGCCGAGGTACTGCGGAACTCCTTCAACCGGTCCGGAGGATACGAGGCCGGCCTCAAGCTGGCGGCACGGATCAAGGCCGGCGGAACCGGCGGGAGCGGCCGGCCGGCCGGCAACGGGCTGGGTATTTTCGCTGTCAATGACGTCATGGCCATCGGTGCGGCCGCCGCCTTGCGCGCAGAAGGGCTACGCATCCCGCGCGACGCACGGATCGCAGGCTTCGATGACATCGAGACCCTGCGCGATTTCAGGCCTGCGCTTTCCACGGTCAGCCTGCCGCTGGAGGAGATTGGGCGGCTCGCCACCAGGGCCACTGCACCACCAACGGCCGACGGCGACGACCAGGATTCCGCACCGCTTCCGGTGACCGGCAGAGTCATGCTGCGCCGCAGCACGGAGGCCACGGACTGA
- the xylB gene encoding xylulokinase has protein sequence MALVAGIDSSTQSCKVVIRDAGTGVLVRQGRAPHPEGTEVHPVHWWDALQAAIAQAGGLDDVAAVSVAGQQHGMVCLDAGGAVIRPALLWNDTRSAGAAAQLIDMAGDGDAAAGARFWAQATGTVPVASLTLTKLHWLRENEPENAARVAAVCLPHDWLTWRLAGYGPGSGAVGLDALVTDRSDASGTGYFSTAEGKYLPDLVAASLGHTPTLPLVLGPLEAAGRTPAGSLLAAGAGDNAAAALGAGAGLGDVVMSLGTSGTVFAVSETPAADATGLVAGFADAAGHYLPLICTLNATRVFDATAALLGVDLAEFNRLALSAQPGAGGLTLVPYFDGERTPNLPDATGSLHGITRANYTPANVARAAVEGVVCSLADGLAALLEQGVEARRIVLVGGGAQSAAVQDAAARLLGAAVAIPRPGEYVADGAARQAAAALTGAFPAWASDAVVLPRGTDDAGVLAAYRRFASLYA, from the coding sequence ATGGCACTGGTCGCGGGAATCGACAGTTCCACCCAGTCCTGCAAGGTAGTAATCCGCGATGCCGGCACCGGCGTTTTGGTCCGGCAGGGCCGCGCGCCACACCCCGAGGGCACCGAGGTCCACCCTGTCCACTGGTGGGACGCCCTCCAGGCGGCGATCGCCCAGGCGGGTGGCCTTGACGACGTCGCCGCCGTCTCCGTCGCCGGGCAACAGCACGGCATGGTCTGCCTTGACGCCGGCGGCGCGGTGATCCGCCCTGCCCTGCTGTGGAACGACACACGGAGCGCCGGTGCCGCCGCGCAGCTCATCGACATGGCGGGCGACGGCGATGCTGCCGCCGGCGCCCGCTTTTGGGCACAGGCCACAGGGACAGTCCCGGTAGCGTCGCTGACGCTGACCAAGCTGCACTGGCTCCGGGAAAACGAACCGGAAAACGCAGCCAGGGTTGCCGCCGTCTGCCTCCCGCACGACTGGCTGACCTGGCGCCTGGCCGGGTACGGACCGGGAAGCGGCGCGGTTGGGCTTGATGCGCTGGTGACGGACCGCTCGGACGCTTCAGGGACTGGATACTTCTCGACGGCGGAGGGAAAGTACCTGCCCGACCTCGTGGCCGCATCGCTTGGCCACACCCCGACACTGCCGCTGGTCCTTGGCCCGCTGGAGGCAGCAGGCAGGACACCGGCCGGCAGCCTGCTCGCAGCGGGCGCGGGTGACAACGCTGCAGCGGCACTGGGTGCTGGTGCGGGGCTGGGCGACGTTGTGATGTCCCTGGGCACGTCCGGCACCGTCTTCGCGGTTTCGGAGACACCGGCGGCTGATGCAACCGGACTGGTGGCCGGGTTTGCGGATGCGGCGGGGCACTACCTGCCCCTCATCTGCACGCTGAATGCCACGCGCGTATTCGATGCAACAGCAGCGCTACTGGGAGTGGACCTGGCCGAATTCAACCGGCTGGCCCTGTCAGCGCAGCCCGGCGCGGGCGGCCTGACCCTGGTGCCGTACTTCGACGGGGAACGCACCCCCAACCTGCCGGATGCCACCGGTTCCCTGCACGGCATCACACGGGCAAACTACACCCCGGCGAACGTGGCGCGCGCCGCCGTCGAAGGCGTGGTGTGCTCCCTGGCGGACGGGCTGGCCGCGCTCCTGGAACAGGGCGTGGAGGCAAGGCGCATCGTGCTGGTGGGCGGCGGCGCACAGTCGGCGGCCGTCCAGGATGCCGCGGCCCGGCTGCTGGGGGCGGCCGTCGCCATTCCGCGGCCGGGAGAATACGTGGCCGACGGCGCTGCCCGCCAGGCCGCCGCAGCACTCACCGGCGCTTTCCCCGCCTGGGCGTCAGACGCCGTCGTGCTTCCCCGGGGAACGGACGACGCCGGTGTGCTGGCGGCATACCGCCGGTTCGCCTCGCTGTACGCCTGA
- a CDS encoding dihydrodipicolinate synthase family protein has translation MTSLILPSHDGGTREYRLQGGTTWARPSAPLTARRAYAAAHVIPEVLADNTPGAPARLDWDATMAYRHELWSYGLGVADAMDTAQRGMGLDWAATQQLIKRTGVEAASVVAANSAATAGKSVRDLVSCGAGTDQLDIDSLPAGEAGLKAVLEAYREQIAVISEAGPKVILMASRALAKVATGPEDYLSVYSTLLQEVDQPVILHWLGTMFDPALAGYWGSDDVAAATETFLGLIKDNADKVDGVKVSLLDASHEVALRAALPAGVRLYTGDDFNYPELIDGDGTHHSDALLGIFAAIYPAASVALQNYDAGNAAKAREILDSTRELGKHIFSAPTFYYKTGIAFMSWLNGKQPGFQMVGGLHSGRSVCHLAKTFELADQAGLLKDPALAAFRMSDYLRINGVGV, from the coding sequence ATGACGTCCCTCATCCTTCCCTCCCACGACGGCGGCACGCGGGAATACCGCCTGCAGGGCGGCACCACCTGGGCCCGCCCCTCCGCCCCTCTGACAGCGCGGCGGGCGTACGCCGCAGCCCACGTCATCCCCGAGGTCCTTGCCGACAACACCCCCGGTGCCCCGGCACGCCTGGACTGGGATGCCACGATGGCCTACCGCCACGAACTGTGGTCCTACGGTCTGGGCGTCGCCGATGCAATGGACACCGCACAGCGGGGCATGGGCCTCGACTGGGCAGCCACCCAGCAACTCATCAAGCGCACCGGCGTCGAGGCGGCGTCCGTGGTTGCAGCGAACAGCGCAGCCACCGCCGGCAAGTCCGTCCGTGACCTCGTGTCCTGCGGCGCAGGCACCGACCAGCTGGACATCGACTCCCTGCCCGCGGGCGAAGCCGGCCTCAAGGCTGTCCTCGAGGCTTACCGCGAACAGATTGCCGTCATCAGCGAAGCCGGGCCGAAGGTCATCCTGATGGCCTCCCGTGCCCTGGCCAAGGTAGCCACGGGTCCGGAGGACTACCTGAGCGTGTACTCCACGCTGCTGCAGGAAGTTGACCAGCCGGTCATCCTGCACTGGCTGGGCACCATGTTCGATCCCGCGCTTGCCGGCTACTGGGGCTCCGACGACGTCGCTGCCGCCACCGAGACCTTCCTGGGCCTCATCAAGGACAACGCGGACAAGGTTGACGGCGTCAAGGTCTCGCTGCTCGATGCAAGCCACGAGGTGGCCCTGCGCGCAGCCCTGCCCGCGGGCGTCCGCCTCTACACCGGCGATGACTTCAACTACCCCGAACTCATCGACGGAGACGGCACGCACCACTCGGACGCGCTGCTCGGCATCTTCGCAGCCATCTACCCGGCCGCCTCGGTAGCCCTGCAGAACTACGACGCCGGCAACGCCGCCAAGGCCCGCGAGATCCTGGACTCCACCCGCGAACTAGGCAAGCACATCTTCAGCGCCCCCACGTTCTACTACAAGACCGGCATTGCGTTCATGTCCTGGCTCAACGGCAAGCAGCCGGGCTTCCAGATGGTGGGCGGCCTGCACTCCGGCCGCTCCGTCTGCCACCTGGCCAAGACCTTCGAACTCGCCGACCAGGCGGGCCTGCTGAAGGATCCCGCCCTCGCCGCTTTCCGGATGTCCGACTACCTGCGGATCAACGGGGTGGGCGTGTGA